The following coding sequences are from one Caminibacter pacificus window:
- the obgE gene encoding GTPase ObgE translates to MFVDNIKLTVKSGKGGAGCVSFRREKFVPKGGPDGGDGGKGGDVIIECDNNTHTLSHFKGKRLLKAKNGRPGEGRKKHGADGEDLILKVPPGTIIKDAKTGEILLDMKTPGERKVLLEGGKGGLGNWHFRGPRRQVPRYAQPGEEGKELEIVMELKLIADVGLVGFPNAGKSTLISAMSNARPEIANYEFTTLTPKLGVVKVDEYRSFVMADIPGIIEGAHEGKGLGLEFLKHIERTKIILYVIDMASFRDPVYQLKTLQKELKNYSEKLASRNYAVALNKIDAVDIEKIEEFFEKTGINPTEPKYGASKEYPCYFDAKTFVLPISAASRINLDALKFALADMVERVKDEE, encoded by the coding sequence ATGTTTGTTGATAATATAAAGCTTACGGTCAAATCCGGTAAAGGCGGAGCGGGTTGTGTAAGCTTCAGAAGAGAAAAATTCGTACCAAAAGGCGGGCCTGACGGAGGAGACGGCGGAAAAGGCGGTGACGTTATTATAGAATGTGACAATAACACCCACACGCTTTCTCATTTCAAAGGTAAAAGATTATTAAAAGCCAAAAACGGAAGACCCGGAGAAGGTAGAAAAAAACACGGCGCAGACGGGGAAGATTTGATTTTGAAAGTACCTCCGGGGACTATTATAAAAGATGCCAAAACGGGTGAAATATTACTTGATATGAAAACTCCCGGAGAGAGAAAAGTACTGCTTGAGGGCGGAAAAGGAGGACTTGGAAATTGGCATTTTAGAGGTCCGAGACGCCAAGTACCAAGATACGCGCAACCGGGTGAAGAGGGTAAAGAGCTTGAGATAGTAATGGAGCTTAAGTTAATCGCCGATGTAGGGCTTGTAGGATTTCCGAATGCCGGAAAATCGACTCTTATTTCGGCTATGTCAAACGCAAGACCCGAAATTGCAAATTATGAATTTACGACTCTTACGCCAAAACTTGGTGTTGTAAAAGTAGATGAATATAGAAGTTTTGTAATGGCTGATATTCCCGGAATTATAGAGGGAGCCCACGAAGGAAAAGGGCTCGGGCTTGAGTTTTTAAAACATATCGAAAGAACTAAAATCATTCTTTACGTTATAGATATGGCCTCTTTTAGAGACCCGGTATATCAATTAAAAACTTTGCAAAAAGAGCTTAAAAACTATAGCGAAAAACTTGCAAGCAGAAATTATGCCGTTGCGTTAAATAAAATCGACGCCGTAGATATTGAAAAAATAGAAGAGTTTTTTGAAAAAACGGGTATAAATCCTACGGAGCCGAAATACGGAGCAAGCAAAGAGTATCCTTGTTATTTTGACGCTAAGACATTCGTTTTACCGATAAGTGCGGCAAGTAGAATAAATCTTGATGCTTTAAAATTCGCACTTGCAGATATGGTCGAGAGAGTAAAAGATGAAGAATAA
- the rpmA gene encoding 50S ribosomal protein L27 yields the protein MAHKKGQGSTQNNRDSAGRRLGVKKFGGEFVKAGNIIIRQRGTKVHPGNNVGLGKDHTIYALIDGYVKFEIKDKNRKKVSVYPTKD from the coding sequence ATGGCACATAAAAAAGGGCAAGGGTCAACTCAGAATAACAGAGACTCAGCTGGTAGAAGACTCGGCGTTAAAAAATTCGGTGGAGAATTCGTAAAAGCTGGAAACATTATTATCAGACAAAGAGGAACAAAAGTTCATCCTGGTAACAACGTAGGACTTGGAAAAGACCATACTATTTACGCTTTAATTGACGGATACGTAAAATTCGAAATTAAAGACAAAAATAGAAAAAAAGTTTCAGTATATCCTACAAAAGACTAA